TCTGTTTGGGATAATTTCACCAATACAATATACCTTGTGGTACATAGGCAATCAAGTTTGTTCCTAAAAGTTATAACTATTATTTTTTGACCTTAGTAATATCACACTTTCCAACATGTATTTCGTAATCTTTTTCTTCACAAAATATTTTAGCAACGTTACCTGTCGATTTATCAGCGATTAGAAAACTATTTGATTCGGAAATAGTCCACAATTCTTCAATAGCTTTAGTAAAATGTCTCACTTTAACATTCGCCCAAATAGGTTGGAGACAATTTGGTACTAATATAAACCATTGGTTTTTTTCTTTCAGAAAAGATAATGAATCTTCAAACCAACTTAGATAACTTTCATCACTATCTCCTATAGGCTTTGAATAAGTTGGCGTAGAATTTATTAAATTAAATTGCTTTAAAAGTTCTGTAAAAGCTTGGATCCAATGAGAATCGAAGTTTTCAAAACTTATAAGTTCTAAATGTTTAAATTTTTCAATTGTTTCTTTAGCTCTCATTAGAGCAATTTTTTCTCGAATGACGTTTTGTCTATTTGCCATCTATACGCCTCTCCTTTACTTATTGTAATAAATATGATGATCTCTTTAGCTCCATAAATGTTAGTATACCTCTCCTTTTTAAAGTCGTAAGTAAATTGATTTTCATCTGGGTGGGGTCTTCCAGCATGTGTATGAGCTATTTTATCATTTGAATGCTCGACTAC
The Salipaludibacillus sp. LMS25 DNA segment above includes these coding regions:
- a CDS encoding HNH/endonuclease VII fold putative polymorphic toxin codes for the protein MSLKIIIVVQIRRNGRYYEYDTPQGKKLVVEHSNDKIAHTHAGRPHPDENQFTYDFKKERYTNIYGAKEIIIFITISKGEAYRWQIDKTSFEKKLL